GCTTACCTCAAAGGTTGTGGCGTCTGTCGTGCGTGAGATCACCTTCGCCAGGGACTTGGACGGTTTGCCATCTGGGTTCGCGGCCCACACGGAACCGATGCGCGGGTGCGGTACAAGGCCGATGGGTGTGAGAATTTCGTAGGCGTCGCGATCTGCAATGCCTTGAGCCAGCGCCCGGTAGATTTTTTCGATCCTGGAGGTGTTCCAGTCTGCGGTGAGGTTCGAAGCCGCCTGCGGCGTCTTGGCGAAGAGGACGATGCCGGTAGTGGCCCGGCCCAACCGGTGGACAGGGTTTGCGTCGGGGCTTTGCTTTTGCACCAGGCGCAGGAGGGTGTTTTCCATGAAGCCGCCGCCGGGGAGGGTGGGCAGACCGCCAGGTTTGTTGACGGCCAACAGATGTGGGTCATCCAACAGGACTTCGAAGTGCTGAGGAGCGTCTGGTTCGATCCAGGGTGGACGGTTCCAGACAAGCATTTGGCCTGAGGTCAGCGCTTCGCTTCCAGTAGCGATGACGCCGTTGACGGTGACTTCGCCGTTGTTCAGATTTTGTTGCCATGCTTGTGGACTTGAGTGTGGGTAAAGGCTTGCCAGGTGCGAAAGCAAGGTCTGCCCATGATCTTTGCCGCCGATGATCGTGGTATAGGCATAGCCCCGGTTGAGCATGTGGTTTGAGTGTAAGCCAAGTCATCTGCATTTCTCGTCATACAAAAGGCGCTCCAAAGCCGCGACGCACCGCCAACGGGAAGCCAACATATTGGTATCGATCCAGGATCGATAAGTATATTGGCGATTTATTACTTATCGAAGAATCACAACTGACGATAAGTGCGTTTATCAGGAGTGATCCGCCGATGTTGCCGATAACGCGACTTTGCGGGGGCTTGCCGAGCGGTAGTGAATTGGGGACACTGACAGATATGGGGATAATGGTTGTATTGATGGCTTACGCTGTCGCACTAACCGTAGCTGCGTCCGTTGGAGCGGTACTGTTGGGGACGTTGGTTTACGTTCTGACGCGAAAATCGGGACGTCGCAGAAAACGAGCAGTTGTGGCATCAGCTCTCTTCCCCTTCATGTGTGTGCTTTTCGCCGGTGCATGGTTTGTCGTATACGCCAGCATTAACTCTCTCGTTTTCGACCGGGATCCAGGCTTAGGGGATGGTTGGCAAACGCCTCTGCCGAACGGCTACGCCTTGATGATGATCGACACCACGGATCAAGGTACGGTCTACAACCCGAAAACTCAGGGGAAAGATGGTTCGATAAGTTTGAGAGATGATGCTGTGTTCGGAGTGCGCCAGTTGCAGGTTTCACAATCACTCATCTTTGGGGCACGCGACGTTGGCTATTTTGGCCGTATCGGACAGGAGTCAAAGTTTGTAGACAGCTACTTTGAGCTCCAGACAAAGCAAAACAAGGTCATCGAGTTCAAGTCTCTCGAAGATCTTCGCAATCGCGCATCCTCGGAAGGCGTCACACTGAATCTTCGGCCTTTTGAAGCAGTCTTCGGAGACTACAGGACGACATGGTTTGATTACATATCTGGGCTGATACTGATTGTCGTGCCTCTCATCGGGTTCGGTCTGCTTGTTCGATGGGTTTGGACCATTAGAAGGGTAAGAGAAGATTCACCTCACTTAGCAACGCTTGAAGAGACACCCTAGAGCCTTGCCCTTGGTTGACGTGCGCGTATTTGTGAAGAAAGCCAGGCATTCCCCTGCACAGAATACTTTCTCGCAGAAAACGGTGTTTTCGGAAACCACGGATTAGTAACGGGAAGTCGGCTTACAGTCATCGATCCGTAAGGGACGCGAGGTGCGTTTATGAGGGCCTCTGATCACTCGGGCCGCCCTTATCCGTTGTGCCTGCGTTTCCTGAGACGGCGCGGATGAAGCTCACCCCATAATGCGTCAGCGCATATTCAGTCTTCAAGACTGTCTCGCTGCCCCTCATCGGCATGGGAGTTTCGCCCAATAGATAGTGGTCTTTTGCCTCGGCCTTCTCTGTGCGCGAGATGATGCCGAGCCTGATAAGGTCCTGAATTACGAGTTCGATGTGGTTGAGCTTGGCGTATGTAGCTCTATCATCGTCTCCCATCTTGTCCTTATGTAGCCAGTATTCGGCGTGCCCGAAATTGATGCGGAACTTTGGATCGTAGACATCTACTAGCTTCCAATGTTCGACCGGCCACATAGCAAATGGAAGGCCGGTATTGATGTCGAGTGGCTGCGAAAAGAACGCCCAGAGTCGGTCAAGATAATGTGCTTCATCGGCACTCATTTCTGAAAGCGTCTGCGCAAACGATGGCAAATATCCTTCGCTCTGGTCGATCGCGCTGTCCATGAGGTTCGCCCACCGGTCTTGCAAAGTGGGGTCTGACTGCACAGACGCGCCTTGCAGAAGCGGGATAATAACCTTAAAGTCTTCGTGGGTAGTCGGGCGCTTCCCACTGCGGCGCTCCCTGAATTTGTCGGCCACATTGCGCATGTTTTCGCCGATGGTCGCGTCATAAAGGTCTTTGAGGCTTTCTCCAATGGCTTTAGTCGTGGGGGAAAGGATGTTCTTGACCTGGTCATTATTTAGGAAGCCGAGTGCATCTTTGATTGTGTCGGGATCGAGGTGCATGTGGTCTTCTCCTGCTAATGATTACCCTATCCTGAGCGTCAAGAGCAGAGCGTGACGATCGCCAATTGACTCATTGCCCAACATTAGTACCGGGAAGTCGGCTTCTCATCAGTAATCATGATGACGAGAACGGCGTTTCACGGGAACTCAATGTTGAAGTAACGTCTGATTCCATTTGGTTATCGGACCGATAGGAACTTAACACGCATCAAGACACGGTCTTACGGATCGAATCCTCAGTACGCGATTCCATGGTGCAGTGATATTCGTTGACGCAATCACGCGTCTTTGGAATGAACTCGTCATGAATCCGGGCGCAAACCAAGAGGAGCATTCCGCATGTCGAAGCCTTTAGAAAACAAACTCGCACTTGTAACCGGATCATCCCGCGGCATTGGGGCAGCCATCGCAGTTCGTCTCGCTGCTGAGGGTGCTTATGTCCTTGTCAACTACTCTGCAAGTCCTGAACGCGCGAAAAAAGTTGTGGACGAGATTACGAAAGCTGGTGGCCATGCAGAGGCCGTCGGTGCCGATCTTGGAAGTCTAGATGGCCCGAAGACGCTGATTGCTTCCATCGATACATCCTTCGGAGGCAAGTTTGGCGGCCACCTGGATATCCTTGTTAACAATGCCGGTACTGCGGAGTTCGGGCCCTTTCTCGAAACCTCAGATCAGTCTTATGACAAGCTCTTCAACGTTAACGTTCGCGCACTCATCGAACTCTCCAAGGATGCAGCGAAGCGCATGACGAAATCTGGATGGGGCCGGATCATCAACATCGGCTCGGCGTTTGGCGAAGCTGCGCCGATGCCAGGTGTGACGCTGTACATCGCCACGAAGTTTGCGGTTCACGGATTTACGCGTGGCCTGTCCCGTGAACTGGGTGCAACGGGTGTGACGGTCAACGGAGTTCAGCCGGGGCCGACCAACACCGAGCTTAGCCCGGATGACAACGGTCCCGCCGCCCAGGCGATGAAAAAGCTCACCAGTGTTGGCCGTTTCGGCAAGGCCGAAGAGATAGCCGCTGCTGTAGCTTTTCTGGCGAGTCCCGAATCATCTTTCATCAACGGTGAGAACCTCACGGTCGATGGCGGTTGGAACGCGTAGCGTGACGTGCGGCACGTTGAGCACGTGCCGCACCTTACTTCGCCGAATCACCGGCGAGGCCATCAAGCCTCAGGTGGTCTTCACCCGGCTTCACAACCTCAACAGCAAATAGAAAGAGAGAGACCTATGGATCGCTTTGGAATTTTGGCAGTACTTGAAGCAAAACCAGGCAAGGAAAAGGAAGTTGCAGAGTTCTTGAAATCCGCCCGGTCACTTGTTCTGCAAGAAGTTGGCACATCGGCCTGGTTCGCATTCCAGACAGGGCCAACAAGCTTCGGTATCTTCGATACCTTCGCCGATGAGGATGGACGCAACGCCCACCTTACGGGCGAGGTTGCCAAGGCACTCTTCGCAAAAGCGGAGGAACTCTTCGCTAGTAAACCGCAGGTCAGCATGGCCGATCTCCTCGCAACGAAATAGCGTACGTCCGTTAGATTTTGGGATCCTCTCAGATTCTTTGCTCCAGAGTTCGAATGTCGCGCTACGCGTCCGGCTTTTGCTCGACGGGAAGCTTCCCTGGGTCACCAATCTTCGACCGCAAGGATTTCACGTTGCAGCCGCGGTCACCGGCAAAGGCGGGCGCGGCAGCCTTCGGGCCGCACATTACTTCGCCGGAGCAAAGGCAGCCTGTAACAGGCGACGCGCCTGGTTTCCGATTTCTTTGCGTTCCTGCTCGATGAGATGGATGAATGGCTTGACCACAGTCACCTGCGAGTTCTTAGGCCATGCCAGGATCAGCTCTGCCCGGTAGTCGTCGGGTTGCAGCCGCAGGAAGCGGATGCCCTCGGGACGCAGATTCAGAGCGCACATGGGAACGATCGCAATACCTTGTCCGCCAGCGACCAGCGTGAAGATTGTTTGCAGCGCGTCAGACTCGTAGGCCACCTTCGGTGAGAACCCATGCGTCTGGCCCATGCCGAGTATGGCGTCATGGACGGTCGGGGCTCCGTCGCGGTGGAGAAGAATAAACGGCTCCTCCGAGAGGCTCTCGAACTTTATCTTCTTCGCCGTGAAGGCATGACCAGAGGGAACTGCCACCAGAAGCGGCTCACGGAAGATGGTCTTCACCTCGAGCTCGCGTGCCAACTTTTTCGCGAAAGGTGGCCGCGTGATTCCGATATCAATCTCCCCTTGCGAAAAGGCCGCTTCCTGCTGGGTTGGATTCATCTCTTTGAGGAGCAGTCTGACGCCAGGAAGAAGTTCTTTGTACTTCCGCACAATGCCGGGGAGGAAACCAGCGGTCGCCACGCTGCAGAAGCCAAGGGTTAGAGTTCCGGTTTCTCCTCGATCGGCACGCTGGGCCGCCTCGGCGGCATAGTCGGACTGTTTCAGAGTGCGCAGGGTCTCCTGATAGAAGACCTGTCCCTGAGGCGTCATGCGTACGGTCCTGCCGGAACGCGCAAAAAGATTGATGCCGAGTTCCTGCTCCAACTGAGTGACCGTCTTGCTGATCGCGGGCTGGGAGATATGCAGGAACCGGGATGCCTCACGGAACCCTTTCTGTTCCGCCACCGCAACAAAGTAACGCAGATGCCTTAATTCCATTGATAACTCCTGGATATCATTTAGATGATTCTCACTCATCCATGGAATCATTTCTTATACAAAGGCACTCCAGGAGTGGTCGTTATGGAGATCGCTAACAGCTATGTCATGCCGATAGCCCATTGATGTAGGAGCTTTTCAGTCGAGCTATCCGCCGGGAACGACATCTCAATGCCGGGCCAGGCTTCGATGAAGTTGCCCGCATATGCGACTTTCGAGGCACAAGTACGGAAGCGTGTTTGCGCTCGACTGATACGATCGACACGATCGCGAGCGAAAGGAATCTCTTGGTCCCGAATAAGTCTGCACGCCCTGCATACGCGACGGCTATCTGCTTCTACGAGATCGTGGTCGTTCTACTCGCTCTTCTCGGAAGGTCCTTCGACCACTGGCTTCGGACGACACATCCGTCGCGCTACCACGCAGCACCGCTCGCGCAGATCGTAGCCTCGACGGTCAGCTATGCATTGGCTCCCTTCGCCGCCATCCTGCTCTGGCAAATGCGACCGTTAGCGGCTCCTCTGCTCGCGGTTCGCGCGGCCATTTCTCTTCTCAGTTATCTCGGCATTTTGATTCGTCAACCATTCAGCCATGCTGCTCTCGTCCGAGAATGATCCCGTTGGCGACGATACACGGGGCGGTATACGCCATCGGTTTAGGAGTTGTCGCGCTCAACATCTGGATCGCCTGGTACGCCTACAAAATAACCACGCGGCGCTGGACGACAAGAGCCCCAGTAAGACTTGCGCCGTGAAAACGCTCTCCTCGTCATTCAGAAGCTACACACGGCAACCGCAGACTCCATGCCCATTAAGTGATGCCTTAAATTCGGATCACGCAGAATCAGAAAAACACAAAATCCAGTAAGTGCCGAATCCGGCCCCGTAACAAACTCATTACAAAATCCCTTCACGACTAGCCTGATACACCGTCTGCACCTTCGGCGAGAAGCCAAAGCTCCGCAGCTTCGATCCATCGATGCGACTCATCCACGGGATCAATCAACGGCTCGGCGGACGCTTCAATCGGCGACCCAACAAGACTGGCCATCTCGTAGAACGCCTTGTCCGTTCAATCCGTATTACGGCTTCTCCGCTGAACTTAGGTTGAGGGAAATTAGATCGGATCCGCGTGGCTCACTCGGCGAAAGCGTGCCCATATCCGGGAAATGTCTGTAGATGGCTTCGATCACCGCATCTGCCTGCCTCTGGTTAACACCCGGAAGGATGCAATGACTACACGGCCAAGAAACCACACCACTCCATTCGACATAGAGACCCTCCGGATAATTGGACCCTCGCCTCCCTCGCTCGCCTTGCGGTACTCGAACCTTTCTACCGTCGCTCGGGAGATTGTTGACGAGCTATAACCGCCGGGTGCATGACCTTTACTTATCAAGTCGAGATTTCCTACCTGCAATCGCACGTCGGTGCCTCGCAGCGAGGAGATCGCCTCGCTGACTACAGCGAACGTAATGAACAGGCAAATGACGACTTGGGAAACTCGCGAAGTCGCGCCCCGGAAGAAGAGATAACCTGCACCGGATCCCAAGAGAGCGCTAAGAACAACACGGCTATAAGTTCGCCCAGACTCGCTCACGCGAACAATCACTTCGTTCGCGAAATCCTCAACATTGAAGGTTGCAGGCATCGTGAGATCGGTCTAGAGCCAATTCCTGCGAAACGGTGTTTTTGAAATCCGTGAGAATAGGTTCTGATAAGCGTGCATCTCTTTAGGAACGATCACTCACGATAAGCCGATTTATCGTTACCAATTTAGATCGGTCGTTAGCTAGTCTCCAACCTTAGGTCCTTAGACAGCATTCACGACACGTCTGAGCAAAGCCTCGCCCGGGTTTTTGAGCGCGGACACAACATTCTCTGAAACCTTCGCTATCAATTTTTCTCCCCAAAAGGGGTCGCGCATGTCGTAATAGATAACCCGTATGTGTTGAAGATCAAAAGGAACGTCTTCCTGGTTTGAAGAGATCAGTACAACTGGCTTGGACAAAGCATGTGCAAGTCCAAGCTCGTAGAAAACGTTTGGGTTTCGTCCAGTCAACTCCGCCACAAGCACTTTAGCTGCGCCAATCCCAGACCAAATTTGGTCCATGACCTTCCCGGTGGCAAATATCTCATCATCAGCCCTCACTGCACGCAAACCCGCTTTTGTTATTGCTGGTTCATAGATCGATTTGTAGTAACCTCCGAGAGGTTCAGCGAACGGCATCATTACGAAGCAGCTATCGCCATGTTCAATTTTCACCCCTTTGCTTATCCGCCGAAGAGTCTCGTCTGACTGCGGACTTGTCTCGCCTTCACGGGCGATATCAAGGATGCGCCTCTTGTCACCAACATCCTCGACTAGCTGCGCTTCGCTGAGATCCTCGAGTAGTACGCTTTTGAATTCGTCCACCTTGTCGTCTGGAATCTTGAACGTATCAACAAGAGCGTTCCGAAAAAACTGGTCATCTGGAATGTTTTCGCCGCGATAGTGTTTGTAGACGTCAGATACTGTGGGTGCGTTGAGAAAAGCGCTCCTGATTCCTTCAAGCTCATCACCGGATCCCTGCGGACGCAATATCTTCTTAGCGAGTTCAGTGACTTCAACATTGCCATCGGCGGGTCGTGAGAGAAGACCATACTTGATCGAAGAGCTAATCTCCACTCTTGAGGGACCATGGAAGGCGATGCCCGCAAACTTGACGGCTTCCCTATCCGTGCAAGCGCGTCCTGCGTTTTGTTCTAGTATCGCCCTCGGAATGCGGAGCGCTTTCTTGACAGAGTGCCGCGGAAACGAAGGGACAGGGCCGCCCTTTGTCTTTACGCGCCCCGTTTTCTTAGCAAGATTGGCTTTCTTCGTACGCTTCTTAGCGGCCTTCGTTGCGTTCTTTTTTGCGGACGGTTTAGGACTTCCGGCTGTTTCAGTTTCGTCTGCCATTACCTGAAAATCTCCAATCGCCAATGGCTTTGTGACACACAGAATCCGAAATCGAGTCTGAATGACAAAACGAGCTTAGCAGCTAGTGGCAAATGTACGCGACTGATGGCACGTAAAGATTGTTGCAGCTCTGCGAAGCGGTCGGATTAAGCAGTGACTCCCGATAAACGCCCTTATTGTCAGCCATAATTACTGACAACAGGCCGACTTGTCAGGAGTGAGTCATCGATCCGTAGTGCAGTTGAGGTCTACCAATCGATTGTGCACTTTGTCGCTTCTACAGGGACGGTGGGATAACCCATCTGCTCGAGCAGTAGCTGCACGCTGACTTTTGAGAAAGCCGGATGATTGCCTGGCCCAATCCAGACCTTCGCAATCGGCAGTAGGTTAGAACGCCGTTTCACCCACGCAGGCGTATCCAAAGCGAGATACCGGGCCATCATCTTTGGCTTTTGTGCGAAACGAACATTAGGGAATTCGCTTACCTTCAACTCGTGAACGAGACGAAACTCATTCTCAGACTGCCACTTTTTGTCTTTTGCTAGCGGCGCAAGTTTATAGACCCATTCGTCCCAGGCGGCGAAGAAAAACTTGCCCCATTCCGCTGGATTGTCCCGTCTGTCTCCGATGAGCCCCTCGCGGTAGAAGTCTAGCGTTGCAGTAGCAATCTTCTTTGCGGCTGCTAGCTGCTTTGCCGGATCGTAGGTGACCCGATAAATCTGGCTTGTGGCCTCTCGCCAGAGTCCTCGAATATAGAACCCAATTGCGTAGCCGTTTGGCTTAGCGTAGCGGTCCCATTGTGTCAGTTCATCTTCATCGCCACTGAAACACGTGACAAAGAACTTGCTAGTGCCATGGGTCGGCGAGTCTGGTTCTTCCTTTACATAATCCAAGACTCTATTTAGGAATTCGACTGCATCCTGATCGCGATGTAGTTCTTGAATCAGTTCGGCGACGGCCTTCTTATAGAGGTCTGTCGCGTACTTTGTTTCGGTTGTGTCGTTGAGACAAGAAACCTGTGAAGCGAAGAGTGTTGAACTTTGAAGAATACCTAGCAAACCGGCTCCGTTGGTGTAATGCCAGATGATGTCATCGCCGCTGAATTCGAAGACACCCATCTCCTTTGCCACATCGCTCACAAAACGGCGGTATTTCTCATTCTCTTCTAAGGTGATATCCATGCCGCCAGTCTAATCTCGACGGGCATATTGGTCACGATAAACGCTCTTCTCGTCATTTAGAAGCTACACACAGCGAGTGCCGCGACTCCATGCCATAAAGGAGTGAGCGAGAAAATGTCCTCGCAACCGCGAGGACATCTCTTATGTTCACACTCAAGGTCAAAGCCTGACTCAGAAGGACACACCATGCACGGCGTGCGAGGCCGAGTCCGCAACAACCTCGTTACAGAATCCCTTCCCGACTAGCCTGATAAACCGTCGGCACCTTCGGCGAGAAGCCAAAACTCCGAAGCTTCGATCCATCCATGCGCCCCATCCACGGATCGACCAACGGCTCCGCCGACGCCTCAATAGGCGAACCGACAAGACGGGCCATCTCGTAAAGGGAAGCGGGCGCATCATCGCAGATATTCACGACCTGCCCGTCCATCGCACCGGTCAATGCCAGTTCCACGGCACCCGCAACATCCCGCTGGTGAATCAGGCTGAAGGTCTTCGCCGGATGCCACTTGAACCGCGCGACAATCGGCGGGACCGAAGCCAGATGTCCGTCCCCATCGCCATAGACAAAGCCGAGACGAAGGATGCTCCAGTTCAGACCGCTCTCGCGCAGCTCCTTCTCCGCGGCAATCTTGCTTGCGGGATACGCGAGCGTGGGGTGTGTCTCATCCTCTTCGAGACCCGGATGGGTTGCGTTCGCGTCGTAGACCAGACCGGTGCTTGCCATAATGAAGCGAGCCTGCGGAGCGTGCGCCTTCACTGCGGCGATCAGTTTCTTCGTGCCATCGAGATTCGCCCGCCAGATCTCGTCGTCATTCTGAGTCCGGAAGACCGCCGCAAGATGAACGATCGCCGAAACGCCCTCCACGGCCTGCTGCAACGTAGCCGCATCCAGCAGATCGCCTTCCACGCGCGTAGCTCCAGCGGGAACTTCCTTGCCCGGCCGCACCAGCGCGCGGCAATCCACACCGGCATCCACGAACTGCCGCAGAAGGCGCGAGCCCACCAATCCCGTTCCACCCGTAATTAAAATAGTCATGATTTATTTCCTTCCGAAATGTGTGCGTTAAGGCGTTGCGTTGCGGTTTGCAGGACACGACGGGCGACCGCCAACTCCGCGGGGTTCATGCCATCGAATGCTGTTGCCAGAATGAGGGTGATCGGATCGGGCAGCGTCTTCCAGAGCTTCTTGCCGGAAGCGGTGATGCGAAGCACACGTTGACGCTGATCAACAGCGTCGGGCGCTTGGTCGACCAGACCCTTGCGCACCAGGGTCGCCACAACCCCGCTCAGCGTGGCCCTCTCGATCTGGAGCATGCGCACCAGGTCGCGCTGCATCGTTGGCCCCTCGTTCGCCAGCTGATACAGCACATACCACTGCGTGGACCCGATGTCGTACGGACGGAGAATCGAGTCCATCACCGCGCGGGATGCGAAGTACAACCGCTTCGCCCACGCGCCTACCGAGTCATGCTTCGGAATCTCTACCTCGCCAATCATCCGATCTCCATTCGCTAGCTACCTTACAAATTGATAGCTACCGAACGATCTGTCAAGTCTCCCAACAATAAGTGGGATTCGCGACTGCTCAAAATACGCTCTAATACAGTTAGCTATGAAGAAGCCGCGCATCGCCATTCCGGTCCCCACCAGCTTTGACCCCGCCTACAACGAACGCTCGTGGCCCGAGTATGCGCACGCCGTCGAAGAGGCAGGCGGCGAGGCCTTTCCCGTCCCTCTCGACCTGAACGACCAGGCCCTGGAGACGCTGGCGAAGGAGGCCGACGGCTTCCTTCTTCCCGGAAGTGGCGCGGACGTGGATCCCGCGCGCTATGGCCAGGAGAAGCAACCGGAATGTAATCAACAGGATACAGCGCGCGAACGGGTGGATGGACGCATTCTGGAAGTTGCCGACGAACTGCGGAAACCCGTTCTGGGCATCTGTTTCGGCACACAGCTGATGAATGTCTTTCGTGGCGGGACTCTGATTCAGCATCTCACTCCGATGC
This genomic stretch from Terriglobus saanensis SP1PR4 harbors:
- a CDS encoding RluA family pseudouridine synthase — its product is MLNRGYAYTTIIGGKDHGQTLLSHLASLYPHSSPQAWQQNLNNGEVTVNGVIATGSEALTSGQMLVWNRPPWIEPDAPQHFEVLLDDPHLLAVNKPGGLPTLPGGGFMENTLLRLVQKQSPDANPVHRLGRATTGIVLFAKTPQAASNLTADWNTSRIEKIYRALAQGIADRDAYEILTPIGLVPHPRIGSVWAANPDGKPSKSLAKVISRTTDATTFEVSLGSGRPHQIRIHLASIGHPLVGDPLYGPTGQPLEDLPGLPGDGGYFLHAQFLKFHHPITGERIHLEAALPSGFSSHP
- a CDS encoding Abi-alpha family protein, which codes for MHLDPDTIKDALGFLNNDQVKNILSPTTKAIGESLKDLYDATIGENMRNVADKFRERRSGKRPTTHEDFKVIIPLLQGASVQSDPTLQDRWANLMDSAIDQSEGYLPSFAQTLSEMSADEAHYLDRLWAFFSQPLDINTGLPFAMWPVEHWKLVDVYDPKFRINFGHAEYWLHKDKMGDDDRATYAKLNHIELVIQDLIRLGIISRTEKAEAKDHYLLGETPMPMRGSETVLKTEYALTHYGVSFIRAVSGNAGTTDKGGPSDQRPS
- a CDS encoding SDR family NAD(P)-dependent oxidoreductase, whose amino-acid sequence is MSKPLENKLALVTGSSRGIGAAIAVRLAAEGAYVLVNYSASPERAKKVVDEITKAGGHAEAVGADLGSLDGPKTLIASIDTSFGGKFGGHLDILVNNAGTAEFGPFLETSDQSYDKLFNVNVRALIELSKDAAKRMTKSGWGRIINIGSAFGEAAPMPGVTLYIATKFAVHGFTRGLSRELGATGVTVNGVQPGPTNTELSPDDNGPAAQAMKKLTSVGRFGKAEEIAAAVAFLASPESSFINGENLTVDGGWNA
- a CDS encoding putative quinol monooxygenase, which produces MDRFGILAVLEAKPGKEKEVAEFLKSARSLVLQEVGTSAWFAFQTGPTSFGIFDTFADEDGRNAHLTGEVAKALFAKAEELFASKPQVSMADLLATK
- a CDS encoding LysR family transcriptional regulator translates to MELRHLRYFVAVAEQKGFREASRFLHISQPAISKTVTQLEQELGINLFARSGRTVRMTPQGQVFYQETLRTLKQSDYAAEAAQRADRGETGTLTLGFCSVATAGFLPGIVRKYKELLPGVRLLLKEMNPTQQEAAFSQGEIDIGITRPPFAKKLARELEVKTIFREPLLVAVPSGHAFTAKKIKFESLSEEPFILLHRDGAPTVHDAILGMGQTHGFSPKVAYESDALQTIFTLVAGGQGIAIVPMCALNLRPEGIRFLRLQPDDYRAELILAWPKNSQVTVVKPFIHLIEQERKEIGNQARRLLQAAFAPAK
- a CDS encoding DUF2971 domain-containing protein, with protein sequence MDITLEENEKYRRFVSDVAKEMGVFEFSGDDIIWHYTNGAGLLGILQSSTLFASQVSCLNDTTETKYATDLYKKAVAELIQELHRDQDAVEFLNRVLDYVKEEPDSPTHGTSKFFVTCFSGDEDELTQWDRYAKPNGYAIGFYIRGLWREATSQIYRVTYDPAKQLAAAKKIATATLDFYREGLIGDRRDNPAEWGKFFFAAWDEWVYKLAPLAKDKKWQSENEFRLVHELKVSEFPNVRFAQKPKMMARYLALDTPAWVKRRSNLLPIAKVWIGPGNHPAFSKVSVQLLLEQMGYPTVPVEATKCTIDW
- a CDS encoding NAD-dependent epimerase/dehydratase family protein — protein: MTILITGGTGLVGSRLLRQFVDAGVDCRALVRPGKEVPAGATRVEGDLLDAATLQQAVEGVSAIVHLAAVFRTQNDDEIWRANLDGTKKLIAAVKAHAPQARFIMASTGLVYDANATHPGLEEDETHPTLAYPASKIAAEKELRESGLNWSILRLGFVYGDGDGHLASVPPIVARFKWHPAKTFSLIHQRDVAGAVELALTGAMDGQVVNICDDAPASLYEMARLVGSPIEASAEPLVDPWMGRMDGSKLRSFGFSPKVPTVYQASREGIL
- a CDS encoding MarR family winged helix-turn-helix transcriptional regulator, with protein sequence MIGEVEIPKHDSVGAWAKRLYFASRAVMDSILRPYDIGSTQWYVLYQLANEGPTMQRDLVRMLQIERATLSGVVATLVRKGLVDQAPDAVDQRQRVLRITASGKKLWKTLPDPITLILATAFDGMNPAELAVARRVLQTATQRLNAHISEGNKS
- a CDS encoding gamma-glutamyl-gamma-aminobutyrate hydrolase family protein, which encodes MKKPRIAIPVPTSFDPAYNERSWPEYAHAVEEAGGEAFPVPLDLNDQALETLAKEADGFLLPGSGADVDPARYGQEKQPECNQQDTARERVDGRILEVADELRKPVLGICFGTQLMNVFRGGTLIQHLTPMPVNHPAGRAIAVAHGTAVAKDSLVGELLTDEEAPERDGYLRLPVNSSHHQAVAIPGDGLRVTARSTEDGVIEAIEGPPDGPFLLGVQWHPERTTAISAASRAIFSRLVAEAQK